The following are encoded together in the Parabacteroides chongii genome:
- a CDS encoding DUF6706 family protein has translation MARPTSINESGFSISWDKDGLKAYYSLLCKQLGLENVFSSRISDASMYW, from the coding sequence CTGGCCCGTCCAACATCTATAAACGAAAGTGGATTTTCCATCTCTTGGGATAAGGACGGTCTCAAGGCTTATTATTCGCTGTTGTGTAAGCAATTAGGGTTAGAAAATGTGTTTTCAAGTCGAATATCTGACGCGTCAATGTATTGGTGA
- a CDS encoding DUF6706 family protein codes for MKVSDYITQKIGSFGMNLSEADLLDMALSGSFSLDDEITPGNKTEVNKAMAMFIP; via the coding sequence ATGAAAGTATCTGATTACATAACACAAAAGATCGGTTCCTTCGGTATGAATTTATCGGAGGCCGATCTGCTGGATATGGCTTTGAGTGGTTCGTTTTCTCTTGATGATGAGATTACGCCAGGAAATAAGACTGAGGTAAACAAGGCTATGGCAATGTTTATTCCGTAA
- a CDS encoding major capsid protein: MPDKFQYSSLFGELTKQVQLRFDAVSRQHKLLFDNVFYERFFNWDYPSIGLNFEEIKGKYNVTIAAATIDDKSKEPVLGTHGLETIAQKVLHHAITLPLTIDDYRKILQILDSKSIPEEAAKRQLIDLMWGNVRTPVQGVQAKMDIIAMGALSNEGIATLDETNNPEGGVKTTIDYNMPTENKGKVTLKWNDDNIANVDVFEDIQAIVDAFSDKVVFDRILLAPSKISYILRSKKMKQVIFGTDKQNSPLLLNAFNEFMRSNELPILEPVRRQCLIQNNGTFTPYNPWNAKNLVFIPSGSLGTIKNAYVNSELRPEPGVTYSNYGRIRVSQWGVGETQNSNGVEFVKAETYALPVITEINGIASLNTEPD, translated from the coding sequence ATGCCAGATAAATTTCAATACAGTTCTTTGTTTGGAGAGCTTACAAAGCAGGTTCAATTACGATTTGATGCGGTATCAAGACAGCATAAACTATTGTTTGATAATGTATTCTATGAGAGATTTTTTAATTGGGATTATCCCTCTATCGGGTTGAATTTCGAAGAAATCAAGGGTAAGTACAATGTCACTATTGCTGCTGCGACAATTGACGACAAGTCGAAAGAGCCGGTACTTGGCACTCATGGGCTTGAAACTATCGCTCAAAAGGTGCTCCATCATGCAATTACATTGCCTTTGACGATTGATGACTACAGAAAGATTCTGCAAATTTTGGATAGTAAATCTATTCCGGAAGAAGCGGCAAAAAGACAGCTTATCGATCTTATGTGGGGCAATGTTAGAACTCCGGTTCAAGGTGTTCAGGCGAAAATGGATATCATTGCTATGGGTGCACTATCTAATGAAGGTATTGCCACATTGGATGAAACGAACAACCCGGAAGGTGGTGTTAAGACAACTATTGACTATAATATGCCTACAGAAAACAAAGGCAAGGTCACATTGAAATGGAATGATGATAACATAGCTAATGTAGACGTATTTGAAGACATTCAGGCTATCGTGGACGCTTTTTCTGATAAAGTAGTTTTTGATCGTATCTTACTTGCCCCTTCTAAGATATCTTATATCCTTCGAAGCAAGAAGATGAAGCAGGTTATCTTCGGAACAGATAAGCAGAATAGCCCATTGCTACTGAATGCCTTCAATGAATTTATGCGGTCGAATGAATTACCTATCCTGGAACCGGTAAGACGCCAGTGTTTGATTCAAAACAATGGTACATTTACTCCATACAATCCCTGGAATGCAAAGAACTTGGTCTTTATTCCTTCAGGTAGTTTAGGTACGATCAAAAATGCCTATGTTAACAGCGAATTGAGACCTGAACCTGGAGTTACTTACTCTAATTATGGTCGTATTCGCGTATCTCAGTGGGGAGTAGGAGAAACGCAAAATTCGAATGGTGTTGAGTTTGTAAAGGCTGAAACATATGCTTTGCCTGTGATCACTGAAATCAATGGTATCGCATCGTTGAACACTGAGCCGGATTAA
- a CDS encoding phage portal protein, producing MGSILDYIVDIFRGQSMNDSTKSKDLITLIKEKDISQAMELFQNRDLEVLEAIKEYDPALHDVMSRPNKLRKGKEPYVTEKLPRRWQAYINEVALFFLLGQPIKWSKNNPDIQDDAFDAYIQFLKDTRFDTTMRQAKRLAGSETESAKLYHIYRNEETGKAEVKVVLLAKSLGYTLRPLFDQYGTMLAFGYGYYLKEGVNTVEHFDIQTPKVIYRCRKATVGWEVVPVINPTGKINVIYYQQEKEWEGAQPRIKRDEYVDSKSADTVNYFADPKAKVSADVLESLSDPDNVGEVIRCFGPDSLFEYVAPPDSVELKKFEKEILKESILNDTFTFNFSPENTKGLGTLTGEALKRAMAPSYIKRDNRKEIYEIAVDREKNLILAIMKNVTHISLREKLDALQIDFEFSEPFQEDTDKRWSAIGKLRSDGIASIETAVKLLGLVDNPSDEIKSILEEKRQRESNNNSFNENGEKLNK from the coding sequence ATGGGATCAATATTAGACTACATAGTAGATATATTTAGAGGACAGTCAATGAACGACTCTACTAAAAGTAAAGACTTAATCACGCTCATAAAAGAGAAGGATATAAGTCAGGCTATGGAGTTGTTTCAGAATAGAGATTTGGAAGTACTAGAGGCTATCAAGGAGTATGACCCCGCTCTACATGATGTAATGAGCAGGCCAAATAAATTAAGAAAAGGTAAAGAACCGTATGTGACGGAAAAATTGCCTAGGAGATGGCAGGCATACATTAACGAAGTCGCTTTGTTTTTCCTACTAGGGCAGCCCATTAAATGGAGTAAAAATAATCCTGACATTCAGGATGATGCTTTTGACGCATATATCCAGTTTTTGAAAGATACCCGGTTTGATACAACCATGAGGCAAGCAAAACGCTTAGCTGGTTCCGAAACGGAGTCTGCTAAATTATACCATATTTACCGAAACGAAGAGACTGGCAAGGCAGAGGTAAAAGTTGTTTTATTGGCAAAATCACTAGGGTATACATTGCGTCCACTTTTTGATCAATATGGGACTATGCTTGCCTTTGGGTATGGCTATTACCTGAAAGAAGGGGTTAATACAGTAGAACATTTTGATATACAGACGCCAAAAGTCATTTATAGATGTCGAAAGGCGACTGTAGGATGGGAAGTTGTCCCTGTTATCAATCCTACGGGTAAAATAAATGTGATTTATTACCAACAGGAAAAGGAATGGGAAGGTGCTCAGCCCCGTATAAAAAGAGACGAATATGTTGATTCAAAGTCGGCTGACACTGTTAATTATTTTGCCGACCCTAAAGCTAAAGTTTCGGCAGACGTATTAGAATCTCTTAGCGATCCGGATAATGTAGGCGAAGTAATTAGGTGTTTTGGGCCAGACAGTTTATTTGAATATGTTGCTCCTCCCGATTCAGTAGAACTTAAAAAGTTTGAAAAAGAAATATTGAAAGAATCAATATTGAATGACACTTTTACGTTCAACTTTTCCCCTGAAAATACTAAAGGACTGGGTACTTTGACAGGAGAAGCCCTAAAGCGGGCTATGGCTCCGTCTTATATAAAAAGGGATAACCGCAAAGAAATATATGAAATCGCCGTAGACAGAGAAAAGAATTTAATTCTAGCTATAATGAAGAATGTCACTCATATTTCTCTCAGAGAAAAATTGGACGCTCTTCAAATAGATTTCGAATTTTCGGAACCGTTCCAGGAGGACACGGATAAAAGATGGTCTGCTATTGGTAAACTTCGCTCCGATGGCATTGCTTCTATTGAAACGGCAGTCAAGTTATTGGGGCTCGTTGATAACCCATCTGACGAAATAAAAAGCATCTTGGAAGAAAAAAGACAAAGAGAATCTAATAACAATAGTTTTAATGAAAATGGCGAAAAGTTGAACAAATAA
- a CDS encoding PBSX family phage terminase large subunit — protein MKIQTTKIYSEVQGALDAGYKIVSAQGSSRSSKTYNILIFLLAYVIQHPKCSLSIVRKTLPALKGSVFRDFKEIMMDKFKLWDGRCMNKSEMVYTLPNESFIEFFSTGDEQKIRGRKRNILYCNEGNEISFLEWQQLIMRTTNFSIIDYNPSFSDEHWLCELNKDPRTYHFISTYKDNPFLEQTIIDEIESLKHKNKVLWTVYGLGQQAMAEGLVFPEYEIVDSFPEKAKQVAVGLDFGYSSDPTAIVKCGILDDRMYLDEQCYRTHMLTSEIIKELKKLRLFVYADSADPRLIQEIANSGVIIFPADKYKGSVMGGLFKMMEYKLCVTRRSTNYIRELKNYVYEQNKDGKFINQPIDAYNHLIDATRYYTIGKLLGKVLVSKQYNKEDLGIY, from the coding sequence ATGAAGATACAGACGACTAAAATATACTCCGAAGTGCAAGGTGCTCTTGATGCCGGATATAAGATTGTCTCGGCTCAAGGATCATCACGAAGCAGTAAGACCTATAACATACTTATCTTCCTGCTGGCTTATGTTATCCAGCATCCTAAATGTTCTTTGTCTATTGTCCGCAAGACGTTGCCGGCACTCAAAGGTTCTGTATTTAGAGACTTCAAGGAGATAATGATGGATAAGTTTAAATTGTGGGATGGGCGGTGTATGAACAAGTCAGAAATGGTATATACTTTGCCTAATGAGTCTTTTATTGAATTCTTCTCTACCGGCGACGAACAGAAGATAAGAGGGCGTAAGAGAAATATCCTGTATTGTAACGAAGGAAATGAAATATCATTTTTGGAATGGCAGCAGCTCATCATGCGTACCACTAATTTTTCTATTATAGACTACAATCCGTCATTCTCAGACGAACATTGGCTGTGTGAGCTAAACAAGGATCCACGTACGTATCATTTCATTTCTACATATAAAGATAATCCATTTTTAGAACAGACTATTATTGACGAGATAGAATCTCTTAAACACAAAAATAAGGTTTTATGGACGGTATACGGCTTAGGACAGCAAGCTATGGCAGAAGGCTTGGTCTTCCCCGAATATGAAATAGTGGATAGTTTCCCGGAAAAAGCCAAACAAGTTGCGGTTGGCCTTGACTTCGGCTACAGCTCTGATCCAACGGCTATTGTAAAATGTGGTATTCTTGATGATCGGATGTATTTGGACGAGCAATGTTATCGAACGCATATGCTCACAAGCGAAATAATCAAAGAGTTGAAAAAGCTTCGGTTATTTGTGTATGCTGACAGTGCCGATCCTAGACTAATACAAGAGATCGCCAATTCCGGTGTCATTATCTTCCCTGCTGATAAATACAAAGGTTCTGTAATGGGAGGTCTGTTTAAAATGATGGAATATAAGTTGTGTGTGACAAGACGATCTACCAATTACATCAGAGAATTAAAGAATTATGTATATGAACAGAACAAGGATGGAAAGTTTATAAACCAGCCTATTGACGCGTACAACCATTTGATTGATGCTACAAGGTATTATACGATAGGTAAACTTTTGGGCAAGGTTCTAGTTTCAAAGCAATACAATAAAGAGGATTTAGGCATATACTAA